A window from Streptomyces subrutilus encodes these proteins:
- the prfB gene encoding peptide chain release factor 2, with the protein MAVVDVSEELKSLSSTMGSIEAVLDLDKLRADIAVLEEQAAAPSLWDDPEAAQKITSKLSHLQAEVRKTETLRGRIDDLAVLFELAQEMDDADTLAEAETELVSVRKALDEMEVRTLLSGEYAEREALVNIRAEAGGVDASDFAERLQRMYLRWAERHGYATEIYETSYAEEAGIKSTTFVVKAPYAYGTLSVEQGTHRLVRISPFDNQGRRQTSFAGVEVLPVVESSDHVDIDEGELRIDVYRASGPGGQGVNTTDSAVRITHIPTGIVVSCQNERSQIQNKASAMNVLQAKLLERRRQEEQARMDALKDGGSSWGNQMRSYVLHPYQMVKDLRTEFEVGNPQAVLDGEIDGFLEAGIRWRKQQEQTA; encoded by the coding sequence GTGGCAGTCGTCGATGTTTCCGAAGAGCTGAAGTCCCTCTCCTCGACCATGGGGTCGATCGAGGCCGTCCTGGACCTCGACAAGCTGAGGGCAGATATCGCCGTGCTGGAGGAGCAGGCCGCCGCGCCGTCCCTGTGGGACGACCCGGAAGCCGCCCAGAAGATCACGAGCAAGCTGTCCCACCTCCAGGCCGAGGTCCGCAAGACCGAGACCCTGCGCGGGCGCATCGACGACCTCGCGGTCCTCTTCGAGCTGGCCCAGGAGATGGACGACGCGGACACCCTCGCCGAGGCCGAGACCGAGCTCGTCTCCGTCCGCAAGGCCCTGGACGAGATGGAGGTCCGCACCCTCCTGTCCGGCGAGTACGCCGAGCGCGAGGCGCTGGTCAACATCCGTGCCGAGGCCGGCGGCGTCGACGCCTCCGACTTCGCCGAGCGCCTCCAGCGCATGTACCTGCGCTGGGCCGAGCGCCACGGCTACGCCACCGAGATCTACGAGACCTCGTACGCGGAGGAGGCCGGCATCAAGTCGACCACCTTCGTCGTCAAGGCGCCCTACGCCTACGGCACCCTCTCGGTCGAGCAGGGCACGCACCGCCTGGTGCGCATCTCCCCCTTCGACAACCAGGGCCGCCGCCAGACCTCCTTCGCGGGCGTCGAGGTGCTCCCCGTCGTCGAGTCCAGCGACCACGTCGACATCGACGAGGGCGAGCTGCGCATCGACGTCTACCGCGCCTCCGGCCCCGGCGGCCAGGGCGTCAACACCACCGACTCGGCCGTGCGCATCACGCACATCCCGACCGGCATCGTCGTCTCCTGCCAGAACGAGCGCTCGCAGATCCAGAACAAGGCCAGCGCCATGAACGTCCTCCAGGCCAAGCTGCTGGAGCGGCGCCGCCAGGAGGAGCAGGCCAGGATGGACGCCCTCAAGGACGGCGGCAGCTCCTGGGGCAACCAGATGCGCTCGTACGTCCTGCACCCGTACCAGATGGTCAAGGACCTGCGCACGGAGTTCGAGGTCGGCAACCCGCAGGCGGTCCTCGACGGCGAGATCGACGGATTCCTGGAGGCCGGCATCCGCTGGCGCAAGCAGCAGGAGCAGACCGCGTAG
- the ftsE gene encoding cell division ATP-binding protein FtsE, translated as MIRFDSVSKSYPKQNRPALRDVSLDIAKGEFVFLVGSSGSGKSTFLRLILREERASHGQVHVLGKDLAKLSNWKVPQMRRQLGTVFQDFRLLPNKTVAENVAFAQEVIGKPRGEIRKAVPQVLELVGLGGKEARMPGELSGGEQQRVAIARAFVNRPALLIADEPTGNLDPQTSVGIMKLLDRINRTGTTVIMATHDQQIVDQMRKRVIELEQGRLVRDQSRGVYGYQH; from the coding sequence GTGATCCGATTCGACAGTGTCTCCAAGTCCTACCCGAAGCAGAACCGCCCCGCACTCAGAGATGTGTCCCTGGACATCGCCAAGGGCGAGTTCGTCTTCCTCGTCGGCTCCTCCGGCTCCGGCAAGTCCACCTTCCTGCGGCTGATCCTGCGCGAGGAGCGGGCGAGCCACGGCCAGGTGCACGTCCTGGGCAAGGACCTCGCCAAGCTCTCCAACTGGAAGGTCCCGCAGATGCGGCGCCAGCTGGGGACCGTCTTCCAGGACTTCCGCCTCCTCCCGAACAAGACGGTGGCCGAGAACGTGGCCTTCGCCCAGGAGGTCATCGGCAAGCCCCGGGGCGAGATCCGCAAGGCCGTCCCGCAGGTCCTGGAGCTCGTCGGCCTCGGCGGCAAGGAGGCCCGGATGCCCGGCGAGCTGTCCGGCGGCGAGCAGCAGCGCGTGGCCATCGCCCGCGCCTTCGTCAACCGGCCGGCCCTGCTGATCGCGGACGAGCCCACCGGCAACCTCGACCCGCAGACCTCCGTCGGCATCATGAAGCTGCTGGACCGGATCAACCGGACCGGCACCACCGTGATCATGGCGACGCACGACCAGCAGATCGTCGACCAGATGCGCAAGCGCGTCATCGAACTCGAACAGGGCCGTCTCGTACGCGACCAGTCGCGCGGCGTCTACGGCTACCAGCACTGA
- the ftsX gene encoding permease-like cell division protein FtsX, whose protein sequence is MRAQFVMSEIGVGLRRNLTMTFAVIISVALSLALFGGSLLMREQVSSMKGYWYDKANVSIYLCNKQDAAEASEPAAKPDGSASQASGVATCRKGAVTAEQKKQIETELKQMDLVKSVAYESADEAYKHYQEQYGHTALASSITPDQMQESYRVKLKNPEKYKVVTSAFAGRDGIYTVDDQRKEIDDLFRILNYLNFAALGIMLVMLVVALLLIVNTVRVSAFSRRRETGIMRLVGASSFYIQVPFIMEAAVAGLIGALFACAMLVSGQYFVIDHGVGLRDKIQLIDFMGWSSVLGKLPYVLFIGLLMPSMAAFVALRKYLKV, encoded by the coding sequence ATGCGCGCCCAGTTCGTCATGTCGGAGATCGGCGTCGGCCTCCGTCGCAATCTCACCATGACCTTCGCGGTCATCATCTCCGTGGCCCTGTCGCTGGCCCTGTTCGGAGGCTCCCTGCTCATGCGCGAGCAGGTGAGCAGCATGAAGGGCTACTGGTACGACAAGGCCAACGTCTCGATCTACCTCTGCAACAAGCAGGACGCGGCCGAGGCCAGCGAGCCCGCCGCCAAGCCGGACGGCTCGGCCTCCCAGGCCTCCGGCGTCGCCACCTGCCGCAAGGGCGCGGTGACGGCCGAGCAGAAGAAGCAGATCGAGACCGAGCTCAAGCAGATGGACCTGGTCAAGTCCGTCGCCTACGAGTCGGCCGACGAGGCCTACAAGCACTACCAGGAGCAGTACGGCCACACCGCGCTGGCCTCCTCGATCACCCCGGACCAGATGCAGGAGTCCTACCGGGTCAAGCTGAAGAACCCGGAGAAGTACAAGGTGGTCACCTCCGCCTTCGCCGGCCGCGACGGCATCTACACCGTCGACGACCAGCGCAAGGAGATCGACGACCTCTTCCGCATCCTCAACTACCTGAACTTCGCCGCCCTCGGCATCATGCTGGTCATGCTGGTCGTGGCGCTGCTGCTGATCGTCAACACCGTGCGCGTCTCGGCGTTCAGCCGCAGGCGGGAGACCGGCATCATGCGGCTCGTGGGCGCCTCCAGCTTCTACATCCAGGTCCCCTTCATCATGGAGGCGGCCGTCGCCGGCCTGATCGGCGCGCTCTTCGCCTGCGCCATGCTGGTCTCCGGCCAGTACTTCGTGATCGACCACGGCGTCGGCCTGCGCGACAAGATCCAGCTCATCGACTTCATGGGCTGGAGCTCGGTCCTCGGCAAGCTCCCGTACGTCCTGTTCATCGGACTGCTGATGCCCTCCATGGCGGCCTTCGTCGCCCTGCGCAAGTACCTGAAGGTGTGA
- a CDS encoding S41 family peptidase → MQGLPAFCLRPRDTRRGAVLTLAFLAAVTTAASTGCWDREEAAEPAAPVARGGGPGPAAARASGTADREAVARAVAEAVAEGKSGKKAAQEVVSRSGDRWGTVYDRGEYAAFAEGLDGRWTGVGLWARREPDGAIDVDRVEPGGPAARAGLRAGDRLLSVDGHGVTGLAVPDVVSLLRGASGTPVVLGLSRAGADLTETVRREELRTEPVTAVRRPDGTTVVKVASFTRGSGELVRAAVRAAPPGAGILLDLRGNPGGLVAEAVAAASAFLDGGLVATYDVRGEQRALYAAPGGDTARPLVALVDGGTMSAAELLTGALQDRGRAVAVGSRTFGKGSVQMPTALPDGSVAELTVGTYRTPAGRSLDGTGITPDLAAGDGAEERAAAVMGGLGVGP, encoded by the coding sequence ATGCAGGGTCTGCCCGCCTTCTGTCTCCGGCCCCGCGACACGCGTCGCGGGGCCGTCCTGACGTTGGCCTTCCTCGCGGCCGTCACCACCGCCGCGAGCACCGGCTGCTGGGACCGCGAGGAGGCCGCGGAGCCGGCCGCCCCGGTCGCCCGCGGCGGCGGCCCCGGCCCGGCGGCCGCGCGCGCGAGCGGCACCGCCGACCGGGAGGCCGTGGCCCGGGCCGTCGCCGAGGCCGTCGCCGAAGGGAAGTCCGGGAAGAAGGCCGCCCAGGAGGTCGTCAGCCGCAGCGGCGACCGCTGGGGCACCGTCTACGACCGCGGCGAGTACGCGGCCTTCGCCGAGGGCCTCGACGGCCGCTGGACCGGCGTCGGCCTGTGGGCGCGGCGCGAGCCGGACGGCGCGATCGACGTGGACCGGGTCGAGCCCGGCGGCCCCGCCGCCCGGGCCGGGCTGCGCGCCGGGGACCGGCTGCTGAGCGTCGACGGGCACGGCGTGACCGGCCTGGCCGTGCCGGACGTCGTCTCCCTGCTGCGCGGCGCCTCCGGCACCCCCGTCGTCCTGGGCCTGAGCCGGGCCGGCGCCGATCTCACCGAGACCGTGCGCCGCGAGGAGCTGCGCACCGAGCCGGTGACGGCGGTCCGGCGCCCGGACGGCACCACCGTCGTCAAGGTGGCCTCCTTCACCCGCGGCTCCGGCGAGCTGGTCAGGGCCGCCGTCCGCGCGGCCCCGCCGGGCGCGGGCATCCTGCTGGACCTGCGCGGCAACCCGGGCGGGCTGGTCGCCGAGGCGGTCGCCGCGGCCTCCGCCTTCCTCGACGGCGGGCTGGTGGCGACGTACGACGTACGGGGCGAGCAGCGCGCCCTGTACGCGGCCCCGGGCGGCGACACGGCCCGGCCGCTGGTGGCCCTGGTCGACGGCGGCACGATGAGCGCCGCCGAGCTGCTGACGGGGGCCCTCCAGGACCGCGGCCGGGCGGTGGCGGTGGGCAGCCGCACCTTCGGCAAGGGTTCGGTGCAGATGCCGACCGCGCTCCCGGACGGTTCGGTGGCCGAGCTGACCGTGGGCACGTACCGCACTCCGGCGGGCCGCAGCCTCGACGGCACCGGCATCACCCCGGACCTGGCGGCGGGCGACGGGGCCGAGGAACGGGCCGCGGCGGTAATGGGTGGCCTCGGGGTGGGTCCGTAG
- the smpB gene encoding SsrA-binding protein SmpB — protein sequence MAKEKGRKLIAQNKKARHDYTIVDTYECGIVLTGTEVKSLRQGRASLVDGFVTMESREAWLYNVHVPEYSQGTWTNHSARRKRKLLMHREEIDKLESKASESGHTIVPLSLYFKDGRAKVEIALAKGKKEYDKRQTLREKQDTRETNRAISAIRRKQRGTV from the coding sequence ATGGCTAAGGAAAAAGGGCGCAAGCTGATCGCGCAGAACAAGAAGGCGCGGCACGACTACACGATCGTCGACACCTACGAGTGCGGGATCGTGCTCACCGGGACCGAGGTCAAGTCCCTGCGCCAGGGGCGGGCCTCGCTGGTCGACGGGTTCGTGACGATGGAGAGCCGCGAGGCGTGGCTCTACAACGTGCACGTGCCGGAGTACAGCCAGGGCACCTGGACCAACCACAGCGCCCGGCGCAAGCGCAAGCTCCTCATGCACCGCGAGGAGATCGACAAGCTGGAGTCGAAGGCGTCGGAGTCGGGCCACACGATCGTGCCGCTGTCCCTGTACTTCAAGGACGGCCGGGCGAAGGTGGAGATCGCGCTGGCGAAGGGCAAGAAGGAGTACGACAAGCGGCAGACCCTCCGCGAGAAGCAGGACACCCGCGAGACCAACCGCGCCATCTCGGCGATCCGGCGCAAGCAGCGGGGTACGGTTTAA
- a CDS encoding MFS transporter has protein sequence MPTAPTPAITCGTTHGTTTPRTMPRMAVTGGTLVIAAPAPGRRARPHGPYRRLFALPGTRAFTAGNLLARLPMGMFGISAVMMIAGQRGSYALAGAVTATGVAATALVAPWTARLVDRYGQARIAVPAAAIAVLGSLSLVACVRSGAPAWTLFASYAATATTPNTGGMSRARWTHLLHGSPAAHHTAMSFEQAADELCFMLGPVLAALLCTAVFPEAGTLTAAVLLLTGILVFAAQRATEPPPSAVPPRGSRSPLRALGPLLLLFLALGAVFGSMEVTSIAHLDAYGLGAASGPVLALQAAGACAAGLVYGTLRPRGLPLCLSAMAACMALPWAAAATGSLAALAGALLLAGMATAPTMVTAMSRVHALTPGGRLNEGMTLAVTAIMTGIAAGSATAGLAVDHLGTTTAYLLPAAAAALSLPAAAAARVRA, from the coding sequence ATGCCCACCGCCCCCACCCCCGCCATCACGTGCGGCACCACGCACGGCACCACCACGCCCCGGACGATGCCCCGGATGGCGGTGACCGGCGGCACCCTGGTCATCGCCGCCCCGGCGCCCGGCCGCCGGGCCCGCCCGCACGGCCCCTACCGCCGGCTGTTCGCGCTCCCCGGCACCCGGGCCTTCACGGCGGGGAACCTGCTCGCCCGGCTCCCCATGGGCATGTTCGGGATCAGCGCGGTGATGATGATCGCCGGGCAGCGCGGTTCGTACGCCCTGGCCGGCGCTGTCACCGCCACCGGCGTGGCCGCCACGGCTCTGGTGGCGCCCTGGACGGCCCGGCTGGTCGACCGGTACGGCCAGGCCCGGATCGCCGTACCGGCCGCGGCGATCGCCGTCCTCGGCTCCCTGTCCCTCGTCGCGTGCGTGCGCTCCGGTGCGCCCGCCTGGACCCTCTTCGCCTCGTACGCGGCCACCGCCACCACCCCCAACACCGGCGGCATGTCCCGGGCCCGCTGGACCCACCTGCTGCACGGCTCCCCCGCCGCGCACCACACGGCGATGTCCTTCGAGCAGGCCGCCGACGAGCTGTGCTTCATGCTCGGCCCGGTCCTGGCGGCCCTCCTGTGCACCGCCGTCTTCCCCGAGGCGGGCACCCTCACCGCCGCGGTCCTGCTCCTGACCGGAATACTCGTCTTCGCCGCGCAGCGCGCCACGGAGCCCCCGCCGTCCGCGGTGCCCCCGCGCGGCTCCCGCTCCCCGCTGCGCGCGCTGGGGCCGCTGCTGCTCCTCTTCCTGGCCCTGGGCGCGGTCTTCGGCTCGATGGAGGTCACCTCCATCGCCCACCTCGACGCGTACGGCCTGGGCGCCGCCTCCGGCCCGGTCCTGGCCCTCCAGGCGGCCGGCGCCTGCGCGGCCGGGCTGGTCTACGGCACCCTGCGCCCGCGCGGCCTGCCCCTGTGCCTGTCGGCCATGGCCGCGTGCATGGCGCTGCCCTGGGCGGCGGCCGCGACGGGCTCGCTGGCCGCCCTCGCGGGGGCCCTGCTGCTGGCCGGCATGGCCACGGCCCCGACGATGGTCACCGCGATGTCCCGGGTCCACGCGCTCACCCCCGGGGGCCGCCTCAACGAGGGGATGACCCTCGCGGTGACCGCGATCATGACGGGCATCGCCGCCGGCTCGGCCACCGCCGGCCTCGCGGTCGACCACCTGGGCACGACCACGGCGTACCTGCTCCCGGCCGCCGCCGCGGCCCTGTCCCTGCCCGCCGCGGCGGCCGCGCGCGTCCGGGCATGA
- a CDS encoding LysR family transcriptional regulator: MPRDVDPRLLRGFVAAAEELHFTRAAARLYVAQQALSRDVRRLERALDASLFVRTTRQVALTPEGELLLPLARRVLRAHEELASAFGAGAGPRVLLVDVNTDGPGTGRTVLERARDLAPDCELMARFESGLTHAAAEITAGRLDVSFGYADGLDPAQAARLDRCPVRYEPLAVLLPRGHRLAGCGAVPLDGLAGEAVYAGAGNPRTREWTGLASELFAGRGIAVAPPAPVAMGKEEFGRVMAKTRNPVLVSVDFPDMPGSVKRPLTGPVPLSPLSMVWRRGFEHPGLDALRTAAAALAAEHGWLTAPPGGWIPESCRRTGAWAAGSRGGADGAGGAIPEVPGR, translated from the coding sequence ATGCCCCGTGATGTGGACCCCCGCCTGCTCCGCGGGTTCGTCGCCGCCGCCGAAGAGCTGCACTTCACCCGCGCCGCCGCCCGCCTCTACGTGGCCCAGCAGGCCCTCAGCCGGGACGTGCGCCGCCTGGAACGGGCCCTGGACGCGAGCCTGTTCGTCCGGACCACCCGGCAGGTCGCGCTGACCCCCGAGGGGGAGCTCCTGCTGCCGCTGGCCCGGCGGGTGCTGCGCGCGCACGAGGAGCTCGCCTCCGCCTTCGGCGCCGGGGCCGGGCCGCGCGTGCTCCTCGTCGACGTCAACACCGACGGGCCCGGCACCGGGCGCACCGTCCTGGAGCGCGCCCGCGACCTCGCCCCGGACTGCGAGCTGATGGCCCGCTTCGAGAGCGGGCTCACCCACGCCGCCGCCGAGATCACGGCCGGCCGGCTGGACGTCTCCTTCGGGTACGCCGACGGCCTCGACCCGGCGCAGGCCGCCCGCCTCGACCGGTGCCCGGTCCGGTACGAGCCGCTGGCCGTGCTGCTGCCGCGGGGCCACCGGCTGGCCGGGTGCGGGGCCGTACCGCTGGACGGGCTGGCAGGGGAGGCGGTGTACGCGGGCGCCGGGAACCCGCGGACCCGGGAGTGGACCGGGCTGGCCAGCGAGCTGTTCGCCGGCCGGGGGATCGCGGTGGCGCCACCCGCGCCGGTCGCGATGGGCAAGGAGGAGTTCGGGCGGGTGATGGCCAAGACCCGCAACCCGGTGCTGGTCTCGGTGGACTTCCCCGACATGCCGGGCAGCGTGAAGCGGCCGCTGACCGGGCCCGTCCCGCTGTCGCCGCTGTCCATGGTGTGGCGCAGAGGCTTCGAGCACCCCGGCCTGGACGCCCTGCGCACGGCCGCCGCGGCCCTGGCCGCCGAGCACGGGTGGCTCACCGCGCCGCCCGGCGGCTGGATTCCCGAGTCCTGCCGCCGGACCGGTGCCTGGGCCGCCGGGTCCCGGGGCGGCGCCGACGGCGCTGGCGGCGCGATCCCGGAGGTGCCCGGCCGGTGA
- a CDS encoding uroporphyrinogen-III synthase, with amino-acid sequence MRDDRQHHGPGPLAGFTVAVTAARADELIALLRGRGAAVVHAPAPRTAPPAEDAELRAATQRLIRRPPDTAVVTGGAGWRAWTGAADAWGIGAALRERLRHAELLAHGPEAGAAVRAAGLAARPFPQAPSPAALRDRLVAAGMAGRRVALLLHGDPPPGLPEALRAAGAEVVAVPVHRWPAPAGLAPFDRLLDAVAAGGVDALALTSPSAAAALPARAAERGMREAVLAALRGGVLAACTGPGTAPALRAHGLDPAEPQRPGAGPLVGLLCRELPGRARVLPVAGRRLEVRGHAVLLDAELRPVQPAPMALLRALARRPGRVVSRADLLRALPGAGRDEHAVESAVARLRAALGAPELIRTVVKRGYGLSLDAGAAGDPPRPDPVRAPGRGVG; translated from the coding sequence ATGCGCGACGACAGGCAGCACCACGGCCCCGGGCCCCTCGCGGGCTTCACCGTCGCGGTCACCGCCGCGCGGGCCGACGAGCTGATCGCCCTGCTGCGCGGCCGCGGGGCCGCCGTGGTGCACGCCCCCGCGCCGCGGACCGCACCCCCCGCCGAGGACGCCGAACTGCGCGCCGCCACCCAGCGGTTGATCCGCCGGCCCCCCGACACGGCCGTCGTCACCGGCGGCGCCGGATGGCGTGCCTGGACCGGCGCCGCCGACGCGTGGGGGATCGGCGCCGCGCTGCGCGAGCGGCTGCGGCACGCCGAACTGCTCGCGCACGGACCGGAGGCCGGGGCCGCCGTCCGGGCGGCCGGACTCGCCGCGCGGCCGTTCCCGCAGGCGCCGTCGCCCGCCGCGCTGCGGGACCGGCTGGTGGCGGCCGGGATGGCCGGGCGCCGGGTCGCGCTCCTGCTGCACGGTGATCCGCCGCCCGGCCTGCCCGAGGCCCTGCGGGCCGCCGGGGCCGAGGTGGTGGCCGTACCGGTCCACCGGTGGCCGGCCCCGGCCGGCCTCGCGCCGTTCGACCGGCTGCTCGACGCGGTGGCCGCCGGCGGGGTGGACGCGCTCGCCCTCACCTCGCCGTCGGCGGCGGCCGCCCTGCCGGCGCGGGCCGCGGAGCGCGGGATGAGGGAGGCCGTGCTGGCCGCGCTGCGCGGCGGCGTGCTCGCCGCCTGCACGGGTCCCGGGACGGCGCCGGCGCTGCGGGCGCACGGACTGGACCCGGCGGAGCCGCAGCGGCCCGGGGCGGGCCCGCTGGTGGGACTCCTGTGCCGGGAACTGCCCGGCCGGGCACGGGTGCTGCCGGTGGCCGGGCGCCGCCTGGAGGTGCGCGGCCACGCTGTGCTCCTCGACGCCGAACTGCGCCCCGTGCAGCCGGCCCCCATGGCCCTGCTGCGCGCGCTGGCCCGGCGGCCGGGCCGGGTCGTCTCGCGGGCCGACCTGCTGCGGGCACTGCCGGGGGCCGGGCGGGACGAGCACGCGGTGGAGAGCGCGGTGGCCCGGCTGCGGGCGGCGCTGGGGGCGCCGGAGCTGATCCGGACCGTCGTCAAACGCGGGTACGGGCTGTCGCTGGACGCGGGCGCGGCCGGGGACCCCCCGCGGCCGGACCCGGTCCGGGCGCCGGGCCGGGGTGTCGGCTAG
- a CDS encoding GNAT family N-acetyltransferase codes for MIIDGVGMRGLEPGDAAGLAHALARNRAYMAPFEPYRSARFYTEAGQRDRVEGMLADRDAGRARPYVLVEAATGRPVGAINLGAITLGPLCSGGIGYWVAEAWNGRGLATAALEEVCRIARDDVGLHRVEAGTLVDNLASQRVLAKAGFEQYGLAPNYLHVNGAWRDHRLFQRLLHADPPPPAD; via the coding sequence ATGATCATTGACGGAGTGGGGATGCGCGGGCTGGAGCCCGGGGACGCCGCCGGACTGGCCCACGCGCTGGCCCGCAACCGGGCGTACATGGCCCCCTTCGAGCCGTACCGGTCCGCCCGCTTCTACACCGAGGCGGGCCAGCGGGACCGCGTCGAGGGCATGCTCGCCGACCGCGACGCGGGCCGCGCCCGCCCGTACGTGCTCGTCGAGGCGGCCACGGGCCGGCCCGTCGGGGCGATCAACCTCGGCGCGATCACGCTCGGCCCGCTGTGCAGCGGCGGCATCGGCTACTGGGTCGCCGAGGCCTGGAACGGCAGGGGACTGGCCACCGCCGCGCTGGAGGAGGTCTGCCGGATCGCCCGCGACGACGTCGGCCTGCACCGGGTCGAGGCGGGGACGCTCGTCGACAACCTGGCCTCGCAGCGGGTCCTGGCCAAGGCCGGCTTCGAGCAGTACGGGCTCGCCCCGAACTACCTCCACGTCAACGGCGCCTGGCGCGACCACCGCCTCTTCCAGCGGCTGCTGCACGCGGACCCGCCGCCGCCCGCCGACTGA
- a CDS encoding CGNR zinc finger domain-containing protein: protein MWFDSGRICLDLAATSAPREGLRDGDGLRLWLAGAGLVPDRTPLARVDPDWAAAFRALRGDVEALVRAELDGADPREPALSRVNALAAGPPPGLCAVRDHEGRLVRELCGGVDCGALLAAVARDAVELLTDPGDRDRLRICAGAGCTRVYLDTSRGRRRRWCSSERCGNRERVARHRRRALAAGAG from the coding sequence ATGTGGTTCGACTCCGGGAGGATCTGCCTGGACCTGGCGGCCACCTCCGCACCCCGCGAGGGGCTCCGCGACGGCGACGGGCTGCGGCTGTGGCTCGCCGGCGCCGGACTGGTGCCCGACCGGACGCCGCTGGCCCGGGTGGACCCCGACTGGGCGGCCGCCTTCCGGGCGCTGCGCGGGGACGTGGAGGCGCTGGTACGGGCGGAACTGGACGGAGCCGATCCGCGGGAGCCGGCGCTCTCCCGGGTCAACGCGCTGGCCGCCGGACCACCCCCGGGACTCTGCGCGGTGCGGGACCACGAAGGCCGGCTCGTACGGGAGTTGTGCGGCGGCGTCGACTGCGGGGCGCTGCTCGCCGCCGTGGCCCGGGACGCCGTCGAGCTGCTGACCGACCCCGGCGACCGGGACCGGCTGCGGATCTGCGCGGGCGCGGGCTGCACCCGCGTCTACCTGGACACCTCCCGCGGCCGCCGGCGCCGCTGGTGCTCCAGCGAGCGGTGCGGCAACCGGGAGCGCGTCGCCCGGCACCGCCGGCGGGCCCTGGCGGCCGGGGCCGGATAG